A region of the Cupriavidus taiwanensis genome:
TGTCCAGGTGGGCAATCAGCATGACGCGGCGCTTGCCGGTGCCGGTCAAGGTGGCCTTGACCATGGTACCCGGGCCCTTGGTCACGGGCAGCCGCTCCACCTTTGCGCCTAGCGCCTGCAGGCGCTTCTCGGTATAGCTGGCCATCTGCGCCAGCCCTTTGGCATTGGCGCTGCCGGATTCGATCGACACCATCTCCTTGAGCGACTGCACGACCCTGGGCTGCGCGGCCTGCGCTGCGGACAGCAGCGCGGCATCGGGCTGCGCGGCAATGGCCGGCGTGCCGGCCCCGGCAAGCGTCAGGGCAGCGGCAACCGCAACGTGGCGAACGGAAAACGGCATGGAATCTCCTCGGTGTGGTGTTGTTGGCGGTGCCGCGATCATGGCCGTTCGCCGCGGCACAACGGCACGATGCTAGTCCTTGCCAGCCACTATGGGGAGGTTCAATATCGCCAATCCGGATGCCGATCCCGCCACGGCGTTCGGCATCCGGCCCATCTTCAACCATTCGAACGCCTCGAGGCATGCCAGCCCCCACCGCCGCCATCGCGCCCTCGTCACAGAATGTCCCGCTGCACGTGCGCCTGCTTTGGCTGCCGCAAGCCATGCCCGGCAGCCTGTTCACCACGCTCGACGTGCTGCGCACGGTGGCCGGCGTGGCCAGCCTGCAGCGCCCCGGTGCCGCGCCGACGCTGAGCTGGCAACTGTGCCGCGCCAACGGGCGCACACTGGCCACCGAGCTACCGGGCTTGGTATCGTCGACGCGGCGCGCACGCGTGCCGGGCAGCCGCACGCTGCTGGTCATTCCCGCGCTGCTGGCCAGCAATGCGCCGCAGCTGGGCGAACTGGTGCTGCGCGATGCCGCGGCGCTGCGGCTGGTGGAGCGCCATGCGCGCGCCGGCGGCTGGATTGCCGCGTGCGCGTCGGGGATGGTGCTGCCGCTGCAGCTGGGGCTGCTGGATGGCGCGAGCGTGGGGGCGCCGTGGATGTTCCAGAGCTGGATGGCGCGCCAGTACCCGCATTGCGATCTGACCAGCGACGCGGCCATGAGCGTGCACGGGCACGTGTTTTCGTGCGTGGCGCCCGCGCTGCAGGTGGAATTCATGCTGCGCGTGCTGGGCCACCTGCACGACCCTGACCTGGCGCAGGCGGCGTCGCGGCTGATGCTGTTCCAGCCCGAGCGCCAGCGCAGCGTGCCGGCGCTGGTGTCGCAACGCTGGCTCGGCCGCACCGCCGACAGCCCGGTCTACCGCGCCATCTTATGGCTGCGCGACCATGTGTCCGAGCCCTACCGGCTGGCCGCGGTGGCGCAGGCGGCGGCGGTCAGCGAACGCACGCTGCTGCGGCATTTCCGCCAGGTCACCGGCATGACGCCGCTGGACTACCTGCACACGCTGCGCGTGGAGCGTGCCCGCATGTTGCTGGAGGTCACGCTGCACGGCACCCATGCCATTGCCGAGGCCTGCGGCTACAGCGATGCCGCGGCGTTCCGCCGGCTGTTCCAGCGTGCCGCCGGCATGTCGATGTCGGATTACCGCGCCCGTTTTGCGCTGCGGGCGCGGCGGCGCTACTGGCGCATGGAAGATACCGCTGCAAAGCGTGCCGCGCAGCGCGGCGCGCAGCGATAGCCGCTCGCTTGCTGCGCTCAGGGACGCAGCGAGATGTGGTTGACCACGTCCTCCACGCCCTGCACGTACCAGGCATCGCGCTCGGCCTGGCGGCGCGTGCGCTCGTTGCTGACGCAGCCCTCGAGCGTGACCACGCGGTCCTGCGTATGCGCGCTGACCTGGGCGGCATCGACGAAGGGGTCGGTCTCGAGCACCAGCATCAGCGCCTCGGTGATTTCATCGTCACGGTCGGCCTCGGCGGGCGCCACCACCAGTTCATTGACCACGCAGCGGCAGCCGCGCGACCACCACGCCAGCACGCCGGCCAGGCGCATGTGCGACAGGCTGATCACCTGCCCCCACAGCGTCACCACGCCGTCCTGCACCGCGACCTCGATCCAGCCGTTGCGTTCGTTCACCGGTTCGCGCATGGCCTCGGGCTTGCCCTTGACGCGCGCGCAAATCTTGCAATTGTGGAATTCGACGGCATTGAGCAGGCGCTCGCATACGGCATCGCGCAGCTCGCCGTCGCCAACCGGTGCGCCGCCGTTGGCCACGCGCAGGTGGTCGATCACGCTGGTGACGCCGTCCACGCGCCGCAGCGTCGCCGCGGCCCGGGTCTTGTCGACGATATCGGCCACCTCGCCTTCGAGGATCAGCGCCCCGTCCGAGAGCCGCAACTGGATGGTGGGATGGAGGACATGGCCCTGATAAGGCACATGGGCCAGGGCTGCGCGCGCCTGCGTCAGCACCGCTTCGCTACTCTGCATGTTGTCGCCTCGCCGGTTGGTCTGGAGATGGAAGGATGCGCGCCCCTGCCTGCAGGCGCGCGGGAGCGGCGCCGCGGCCTCCTTCACCCCCGGGACCCGGCAACCGCTTCCTCATTATAGGAAGCGGTGCGCCGCTGGCCCCTGCCGCCACCGGCGCGCGCGCCGTGCCGGCAGGCCTCAGGCGCCGGCCGCCGCGCGCGCGCGGGCGACTTCCTGGTTGCGCAGGATAAAGCGCTGGACCTTGCCGCTGGGGGTCTTGGGCAGTTCGGCGACGAACTCGACCTCGCGCGGGTAGGCATGGGCGGCCAGGCGCTGGCGCACGTGCAGGCGCAGCGTTTCGGCCAACTCGGGCGACCCCTGGTGGTGCGGGTCCAGCACCGCGAAGGCCTTGATCAGCTCGGTGCGCTCGGGGTCGGGCTTGCCGATCACCGCGGCCTCGACCACCGCCGGGTGCTCGATCAGCGCGCTTTCCACGTCGAACGGCCCCACCCGGTAGCCGGAGGTGGTGATGACGTCGTCGGCGCGGCCGATAAAGCTGATGCTACCGTCGTCGTTGAGCTCGGCGGAATCGCCGGTCAGGTAGTAGTCGCCGGCAAAGGCGCCGGTGGGCGTGCCGTGGTAGCCGCCGAACCAGCACATCGGCGAGCGCTTCAGGTCCAGCGCCAGCGTGCCCGGCTGGCCGGCCGGCAGTTCGCGCAGCGCGTCGTCGACCACCACCACGCGGTGCCCGGGGCTGGCAAAGCCGGCCGCGCCCATGCGCACCGGGTGGGCCAGGGCGTGGTGGTTGCACAGCACCATGCCCAGCTCGGTCTGGCCATAGTGGTCGTGGATGGTGACGCCCAGCTCGCTGGCGAACCAGCGGATCACTTCCGGGTTGAGCGGCTCGCCGGCGCTGCTGACGGCGCGCAGCTGCCCGCGCAGCGGGCCGGACACGGCCTCGCCCGCCGCGATCAGCAGCCGGTAGGCCGTGGGCGAGCCGGCCAGGTTGGTGATGCCGTATTTGCGGATCACGCGGCAGGTGCTGTCGACCGTGAACGGGCCGTCGTAGAACGTGGTGGCATGGCCCAGCGACAGCGGGCCGGTGACGGCGTAGTACAGGCCGTAGGCCCAGCCCGGATCGGCCAGGTTCCAGAACGCGTCGTCGTCGCGCAGGTCGACCGCGTCGCGCATATAGCCGGCAAACGCCGCAATGGCCTTGAGCGGCACCAGCAGCGGCTTGGCCGGGCCGGTGGTGCCGGAGGTGAACATCATCAGGAAGGGGTCGTCGCCGCGCCGCATCACCGGTGCGAACGATGCCGGCTGGCGTGCCAGTTCGGCCCAGAAGCTGAAGTCGCCCGCGCTCAGAGCGTGTTGCTCCGCGCTCCCTTGGGTGCCGGTTACCGTGACGATGGCGGGACAGCCGCCCACCTCGTCCAGCTTGGGCCGGTTGGCCGTATCGGTGACCACCACCTTTGCCCCCGACGCATTGAGCCGGTGTTCGATGGCCTTGGGCCCAAAGGCGGTAAACAGCGGCTGGTACACGGCCCCGGCGCGCCACGTGCCGAGGATTGTCACCAGCAGTTCCGCGTTGCGCGGCAGCAGGCCCGCGACGCGGTCGCCCGGCTGCACGCCCTGCGCCGTGAGGAAGCCAGCGAACTGTGCCGACAGCGCCTGCAGCTCGGCGAAGGTCCAACTGCGCGCGTCGCCGTTGCGCCCTTCCCAGTTCAGCGCAATGCGGCCGGGCTGCGCGTGCCGGTCGCAGCATTCGACGCAGGCGTTCATTGCCGCCAGGCTGCCGTGCAGTTGCCGGGCCACGGCGTCGTCATAGGAAAATCCGTCGAAAGCTTGGGCGTAGTCGCGCATTGGGTCTCCTGGATCCGGCTTGTGCCTTGTAGTCGGTGGCCGTGCGCGTTGGCCGCGCCACGGCTGCCGCAAGAGTGTGCGCTACGGCCCGCCGATCCGGCAATAACCGTTTCCGCCAGCGCGGCTGACGGTTTTTGCCATCCCTGCCATGCGCATCAACGGCGCGCCCAGGCGCGCTTGACGCGGCGCCGCCGGCCCCACACGATACGGGCATCACCTACGGGAGACAGCGCATGTGCACCAACTATGCCCCGGTCCAGCGCCGCATCCTGCGGGAGATCTTCGGCGTGGAGCCACCCGCGGGCGTGTACAAGGCCGAGACCTACCCCGACTATGCGGCGCCGATCGTGCGTGCCGATGACGGCGGTGCGCGCAGCGCCGACCTGGCCGCGTTCGGCATGGTGCCGCGCGCGCGCATTCCACCCGGCGCACGGCGTTACGACACCACCAATGCCCGCAGCGAAACCGTGGGCGAGCGCCCCGCCTTTGCCCGCTACTGGCGCCAGGGCCAGCTCTGCCTGATACCGGCCACGGCGTTCTACGAGTTTGCGTACCCCGATAATGTGGCGGACGGTGCCGCGCCGGGCAAGCCGGTGCGCTGGCGCGTGTGGCTGCCCGGCGAGCCGGCCTTCGGCATTGCCGGGCTGTGGCGCGGCTGGCCGGACCAGGCGCTGTCCTTCACCATGCTGACGGTCAATTCGGCGCAGCACCCGCTGCTGCAGCGCTTCCACAAGCCGGGCGACGAGAAGCGCGCCGTGGTCATCGTGCCGCGCGCACAGTGGGACGACTGGCTGGCGTGCCGGGACCCCGAGATCGCGCGTACCTTCCTGCGGCTGTTGCCCGCCGATGCCCTGCACGCCGAGCCGGCGCCCAAAGTGCAGGGAGCGCCCATTCCCGACGCGGATTAGCGCGACCGGCGCGGCGGCGGCAAGGCTCGATCCGCCGCTGCCCTTGTCATGGCGATTTTCCCGACTACACTCGTTGCTGGACGCCGACGGGCGTCTGATTGCTGATCGGGCCCCCGACCACCCCGGCCGGGGGCTCGATTCTTTGCGCCGGTCCGGCTCAGAAGCGATAGGTGACCGTGCCCACCACCGTGCGGCGCGCGCCGAAATAGCAGTCGCCGCGGGCGAGGCAGGTGGTCAGGAACTGCTTGTCGAACAGGTTGTTGGCGTTCAGCGCGACCCGCAGCGGGCCGTGGTCATAGGCGATCATGGCGTCGTACAGCGTCACGCCGCCAACGCGGTTCTGGTCGTTGCCGTCATAGCTGGGCCCGACGTAGCGCAAGCCGCCGCCCGCCACGAAGCCCGGGATCCCGAACAGCTTGAAGCGATAGTTGGCCCACAACGACGCCATGTTCGACGGCGTGCTCGCCAGCTTCTTGCCGACCTCGGCCGGGGTGCCGTCGATCACGCGCGCATCCAGGTAGGTGTAGGTCGCGATCAGGTCCAGCCGGTTCGTCAGCGAAGCCAGGGCCTCCACCTCGATGCCGCGCGTGCGTGCTTCGCCCACCTGCACCGAATCCGGAATGCCGTTGACCACGCCGGCGGTCTTGCGGTTCTTCTCGCGCATGTCGAATGCCGCGATGGTCAGCGTCGCGTTCTTGCCGGGCGGCTGGTACTTGATGCCCGCCTCCCATTGCGAGCCGCGCAGCGGCTTGAAGGCCTGGTTGGCCTTGTTGAAGCCGGCCAGCCCCTGGAACGACTCGGAGTAGCTGACGTACGGGTTCAGGCCGATGTCCGAGCGGTACATCAGGCCGGCGCGCTTGGTCAGTTCGCTGTCGTCGCGGCTGGCCGACGGCGTGTTGTCCTGCGCGGCGCGCGACCAGTCATAGCGCAGCCCCAGCATCAGCAGCCACTTGTTCCAGGCCAGCTGGTCCTGCACGTACAGGCCGGTTTGCGCCTGCGTGGCAGGGCTCAGCGAGCGCGTGCCCGGCGGCGTGAAATTGCCGTAGACCGGGTTGAACACATCGAGCGGCGCGGCGGAACCGCCCACGCCGGTGGTCCCCGTGATTTCAGCGTGCTGGTAGTCAACGCCCGTCAGCAGCGTGTGCTGGATCGGGCCGGTGCGGAAGTTGGTCTGTGCCTGCGTGTCGACCGCGAACGAATTCAGCGTCGGCTGATTCACGTAGACGGTGCGGTTCATCAGCGTGTTGCTGCCCGGCACCCAGCCGCGATTTGCATCGTTGAATCGCGCGTAGATGCTGCGGTAGTCCACCGAACTGTGCGAGTAGCGCAGGTTCTGCCGCACCGTCACAGTGTCGTTGAACTTGTGCTGGAATTCGTAGCCGACCGACTGCTGCTCAGCGGTGTAGCGGTCAAAGCCGGGTTCGCTGATGAACAGGTGGTCGGGAATCTGCCCGCCCGGGTTCGGGTACAGCGTGCCGCGCCACGGGAAGAATCCGACCGAAGTCCCGCTCACGTCGCGCTGGAAGTTGGCCAGCAGCGTCAGCGAGGTGTCCTGGGTCGGCCGCCATGTCAGCGACGGCGCGAGCAGGTAGCGGTTGTCCTGCACGTAGTCGACCTGCGTGTCGCTGTCGCGCGCCAGCGCCACCAGTCGGTACAACCACTTGCCGTCCGCATCGAGCGGGCCGGTCACGTCCGCCTGCACCTGCTTGCGGTTGTAGTTGCCGAACTGCACCCCGATCTCGCGCGCCGCTTCCGCCTGCGGACGCTTGCTGACCAGGTTCAGGATGCCGCCGACCGCGCCCTGGCCGAACAGCATCGACGACGGCCCGCGCAGCACATCGATGCGCTCCAGGGCGTATACGTCGGGACGCACGTTGTTGTAGAAGCCGACCTGGTTCAGCAAGCCATCGCGATACTGCGTGAAGTCCGTGCCTCGGAACTTGCCCCAATCACCGCGCGCGTCATTGCCGAACGGGCCGGCATAGACCCCGGCGCTGTAGCCGATGGCCTGCTGCACGGTCTGCGCACCCTGCGCTTCCATGCGGTCGCGCGTGATGACGGTGATCGACTGGGGCGTCTCCATCACCGGCGTGTCGGTCTTGGTGGCGGTGGCGCTGCGTTTCGCCACAAAGCCATGGACCGGGCCGGTGGCGCTTTCATCCTCGCTGCTGGCGCGCACCGTGACCGCCGGCAGTTCCGCCGCGGCTGCGGCCGCCGGCGCGGCAGGCACAGGGCTTTCGCCGGACTGCGCAAACACGCCGCCGGCCTGCAGGCTCAGCACGAGGGTGGTCAGGGAAAGACGGCATGGGGTGACAAGCGCGGAGCGGGCAAAGCGCGGCTTCGCCCGACGGTTCGGGTGCAGAGACATCACTCAGGGGGTCAAATTGTGGCGGTGCCGCCAAGCGGCATCACAAGTGGAAAATTCTGAATTACGAATAGGAATGATTCGTGATTACATCAGAATTGTAGCTGAATGTGTCAGACACGAGACATATGATCCGCACTTTTCGTGGGATTCTTTGTCCGGGTGACCGATTTTCCGCTTTGTACGATGTCAGCCACGCATTTTTACGCTGTAGCATAAAAATATTGCTCGCCTTATTTTCTGCTGCTACAGTAAATCCGAATGGAAATCGAGTTTGACTTGGCAAAGGACGCCATCAACCAACGTCATCACGGGTTGTCACTGGCCGCTGCAGGGTTGACTGACTTCGATAACGCCCTCCTGAAAATCGATGACCGCAAGCCGTACGGCGAAGCCCGTTACATCGCCTATGGACCGATTGGTACGCGCCTGTATTGCCTGGTATTCACGATGCATGGCGACACACTCTGGGCAATCAGCCTGCGTAAAGCCAATTCAAGAGAGCTGCGAGACTATGAACAGGAAACCAGACCTCATCCGCCCCACCCCGGAAGAAGACGCCGCCATCTCGCAAGGGATTGCGCAAGACCCCGATGCGACGTCCGTGCCGACAGAGCAGTTCGGGAAGTTGCGCCCGGCACGGGAACTGCTCGGCAACGATAAAGCCGATGCACTGGCTAAACGTCGCGGCAGGCCTGCCAAACCGGCCGGCGAGCGCAAGGTCAATCAGACGCTGCGCATCGATCCCGACGTGCTGGCCGCCTACAAGGCAACCGGCAGCGGCTGGCAAACACTGATGAATGAGGCCCTGCGCGACTATGCGGCGGCGCGCCGGATGCTGCCCCGGCGCTAGTGCCGGACGATCCCGTCATTCGCCCTGCAAACGGCCAAGGAACCGCCTGCCCGCCTCGATCACCGCGCTGTCCGGCTGCATCTGGTAGCGCACGATCATGCCCTCGATGCACAGCATCGCCTCCGCCGCCACCGCCTGTGGCGCGCGCAGGCCGAGGCGCGCCGCGAGGTCGGCGACGAACGCCTCGAGGTCGGCCTTGTGGGCCGCCGCCTGCTGCTGCGCCTCGGCGTCGCCGCCGGCCTCGGCCACCACGTTGATGAAAGCGCAGCCGCGGAAGTCGCGGCCGAACCAGTCGGCCAGCGCGTCGGCGATCACGTCAAGGCGGGGCCGCTCGGCAAGGCGGGCTTCCACGTCCTGGCGGAACCACGCCATCCACTCGTCATGCCGGCGCGCCAGGAACGCCGCGATCAGCGCGTTCTTGGAGGCGAAATGCCGGTAGAGCGACATCTTGGCGACGCCGGATTCGGCAATGATCCGGTCGATGCCGGTGGCGCGGTAGCCCTCCTGGTAGAACAGGCGGGCGGCGGTGTCGAGAATGCGGTCGCGGGCGGAAGGCGTGGCCATGTGATGCAAGCGGGGTAGCAAGAACAGGAGAAGCGCCCGGGGCTGCGCTAAGCCCCGCCCCGGGCCTGTGCTTCGATACTATGACAGACAGACCTGTCTAGCAATGGCCGCGATCAGCCTTCCAGCTGGGCGGCCGCATCGCGCAGCGCCGTGCGCAAGCCCTCTTCCACCACCGGGTGGTAGAACGGCATGGTCAGCATCTGCGCGATGGTCAGCCCCTGCTGGTACGACCATGCCAGCAGGTGGGCGATATTCTCGGCGCGCGGGCCGGTCCATTCGGCGCCCAGGAAGCGGCCCGTGGCCTGGTCGGCATAGACGTGCATCAGCCCCCGGTTCTTCAGCATGACGCGGCTGCGGCCCTGGTCTTCAAAGCTCACCTCACCGGTGACGAAGCTGCCCTCGGCCAGGTCCGCATAGCGCTGACCGACCATCGCGATCTGCGGGTCGGTGAACACCACCGCGATCGGCGCGCGACGCGCCAGCGGCTTCACCTGCGGATAGCTGGCGGCGTTCTCGCCGGCGGCCTTGCCCTCGTCCGCGGCCTCATGCAGCAGCGGCAGGATGTTGTTGGCATCGCCGGCGATAAAGACCGGCGCGTTGCCGCACTGGAGCGTGTGCGCGTCGAACAGCGGCACGCCGCGCGCATCCAGCGCCAGGCCGGTGTTCTCCAGGGCCAGGCCGCGCACATTGGGCGCGCGTCCGGTGGCTGCCAGCGCGTAGTCGAAGCGCTCGGTCACGCTGCGGCCTTCGCGGTCGAGGTAGGTCACCACCACCTGGTCGCCGTCGCGGCCCATGTCGGTCACCTGCGCGTCAGGATCGAGGTAGAACTCCTGGTTGAAGTTGCGCGCCGCGTCGGCGCGGATCACCGGGTCGGTCAGCGGCCCGAGCGAGCCGCTGACGCCGAACACGCGCACCCGCACCCCCAGCCGCGACAGCGCCTGGCCCAGCTCCAGCCCGATCACGCCGGGGCCGAACACCACCACGCTGCCGGGCAGGTCCTGCCACGAGAACACATCGTCATTGACGATCAGGCGGTCGCCGAACACCTTGAACGGCGCCGGCAGCACCGGCGTGGAACCCGTGGCGATGACCACGCGGCTGGCGCGCACGGTGGTGTGCCCATCCACCTCCAGCGTGGTGGTGTCGATAAAGCGGGCATAGCCCCGAATGCGGTCGGCCGGCGCGATGCTCTCCATGCCGCGCACCACGAAGCCGACAAAGCGGTCGCGCTCGCTGCGCACGCGCGCCATCACCTCGCGGCCATCGACGCGGATCTGGCCGTCGACATGCACGCCGAACGGCGCGGTGTGGCGCAGTTCATGCGCGGCCTCGGCGGCGGCGATCAGCAGCTTGGAGGGCATGCAGCCCACGCGGGCACAGGTGGTGCCGTAGGGGCCGCCTTCGATGATCACGGCGCGCTTGCCGGCCGCAATCGCGGCGCGGTAGGCGGCAAGGCCGGCGGTGCCTGCGCCGATCACGGCGACGTCGGTCTGGATGGTGGTCATGGCGGTGGTTCCTTTGTGTTCTGAAGCGTCAGGCTGGGTCAATCAGCGGGCTGGATGGCGCCGCCCGGGGCGGATTCGCGGGCAAGGCGGCGCAATCGGGTCCGGCGACTGCCGGCCCCGTGGCTCGGGGCAAGAATGGGAATCAGCTGATTGCAGCTCAGGCGGCCAGGTACTGCTGCAGCGCTTCGGCGCCGCCGATCAGCTTGCCGTTGATAAAGACCTGCGGCGCGGTCATCTCGCCCGACACGGCACCCAGTACCTTGCCGCGCACCTTGTTGTCGAGCGGCACGTCGACGTAGTCGAAGCCGTTGTCGTCGAGCAGCTGCTTGGCCTTGGCGCAGAACGAGCAACCGACCTTGGAGAACACCACCACCTGGTCAGGCTTGCGCGCGCCCGGGGCGATGTGGGCCAGCATGGTGTCCGCATCGGACACCTTGAACGGGTCGCCCGGCTCCTCCGGCTCGATGAACATCTTCTGCACCACGCCGTCCTTGACCAGCATCGCGTAGCGCCAGCTGCGCTTGCCGAAGCCCAGGTCGGCCTTGTCCACCAGCATGCCCATGCCTTCGGTGAATTCACCGTTGCCGTCGGGGATCATGGTGATGTTTGCGGACTCCTGGTCCTTGGCCCATTCGTTCATCACGAAGGTGTCGTTCACCGACACGCACAGGATGTCGTCGACGCCATGCCTGGCGAAGACGGGGGCCAGTTCGTTGTAGCGCGGCAGGTGGGTCGAGGAACAGGTCGGGGTGAAGGCGCCCGGCAGCGAGAACACCACCACGGTCTTGCCGTCGAACAGCTCGCCGGTGGTGACGGTCTTCCACTCGTTGTCTTCACGCACACGGAAAGCGACATTGGGAACGCGTTGGCCTTCGCGGGATTGCAGCATCAGTTCACTCCTGGTTCTGGATCGGGTTGGTTTCAGCTGCGGGTTGCAGCGAAGGCCCCATTCTGGAGACCGGGAAGTGATTTGTACAATTCATCGTATCAACAGCGATGATTGCCAAAGACTATGATTAGGGCATAGGCACCGCCTATCGGCCCGGAAGCCGTCTGGCCCGCGCGGACGAAAAAGCATATTTTTTCGGGAAAACCCCGGGGAGTGCCCTATCATGCGGCATCTCCTCCGATTCCCTTCTTCGCAATGACCCGACCTTGCCGCCTGCCGTACCGCCACCGGTGGGCATCCCTGCTCATGCTGTCGCTTGCGCTGGCCCTTCCCGCGCACGCCGAGACGCTGAAGAAGCCGGCGCTGGAAGCCCTGACCGGCAACAGCGCGGCCGCGGCCAAGGCGGCCCAGGCCGACCTGCCTGCCTTCATGGCGGCGGCGGCCAAGGCCGAGCCGACGGTCGCGCCCGCGGTGGCGGCGTGGCAGTCGAAGGCGCCGCTGTCGGGCGACAACCTGGTCAATGTCGCCCGGCTGCTAGGGGTCTACAACCGGCTGCGCAACGAGGCCGCGGCCATCGACTTGCTCGGCAAGATGGTGGCGCTGCGCACCGTGCGCGAGGAAAAGATCGCCCAGCACGAGAATCCCGCCATCATCGAGTTCGGCAGGATGATCGAGGGCATGGCGCGCGAGTTCGGGCTGGCCTATCGCAATGTCGACAACCGCGTGTTCGAGGTGACCCTGCCCGGCGGCGGCAAGGACACCTTCGGCATCCTGACCCACGCCGACGTGGTGCCGGCAGTGGCCGAGGAATGGGTGCTGGATGACGGCACCAGGCTTGACCCGTTCCGCATGACGCGCATCGGCGACCTGCTGTACGGGCGCGGCACCATCGACGACAAGGGCTCGATCGCGGCGGTGCTGTACGCGATGAAGACCGTCAAGGAAAGCGGCGTGCCGCTCGAGCGCAGCATCCGGCTGATGATCGAGACCACCGAGGAAACCGGTGGCGACGGCATGAAGTACTACCGCCAGCACACTACGCTGCCCGAGTACAACGTCGTGCTCGACAGCAAGTATCCGGCCGTCGTGGCCGAGAAAGGCGCGGGCACGCTGACCGTCTCGTTCGGCATCAAGGCGGCCGACGACAAGCGCGCGCCCAGCCAGGCCGACAGCAAGGGCCCGGCGATCGTCGCGATGCGCGGCGCGGCCTCGGCCAACGCCATTCCCGAAACCGCCACCGCGCGCATCGCCGCCGGCGATCCTGCCGCGGTGGCCGCCGCGCTGGAACAGGCGCGCGCCGAGTTCGTGCGCCGCTACACGCCGCGCGGCAAGTTCTCGATCGAGGTCAAGCGCGCCGGCAACGATGTCGAGGTCAAGGTCACCGGCGCCTCGGCGCACGGCTCGCGGCCCGAAGAAGGCGTGAACCCGCTGCCGCGGCTGGCGCTGTTCCTGCAGGCCAGCGGCGTGCGCTTTGCCGAAAACCACTACCTGAACGCGGTCCGCTACCTGAACGACCTGTACGGCCTGGACTACCTGGGCAACCGCATGGACGTTGCCTACCGCGATCCGTTCATGGGCCCGCTGACCATGTCGCCCACGCTGGTGCGCGAGCGCGGCGAATACGTCGATGTGGTCACCAACGTGCGCATGCCGCGCGGGCGCACGCCGGACGAGCTGGGCGGCAAGATCACCAAGCGCATCTTCGGCTGGGCCGCCACCCATGGGCCGGTCGAGATCAAGTACGACCAGGGCAACTGGATGGCGCGCGATCCGAAGGGCGCGTGGCTGTCCACGCTGCTGAACATCTTTGGCGACACCACCGGGCTCGAAGCCAAGCCGGTCTCCACCGCCGGCAGCACCACCGCCAAGCTGATGCCCAACGCCATCAACTTCGGGCCGGCCATGCCGGGCAAGAAATACACCGCGCACAACGCGCGCGAGTACAAGGAAGTGGCCGACCTCAATCTCGATATGCAGATGTTCACCGAGATGCTGGTGCGGATCGGCAACCTGGACAAGATGCAGTAAGCCGGCCTTTCATTTTTGCCCCTGTCCCGCGCGCGGGACAGGGGCAAGATTCATTACAGCCCCAGCTCGCTCAAGCCCGGATGCCCGTCCGGGCGGCGGCCCAGCGGCCAGTGGAACTTGCGGTCCTCTGACCGGATCGGCGCATCGTTGATGCAGGCAAAGCGCCTGCGCATCAGCCCCGCCTCATCGAATTCCCAGTTCTCGTTGCCATATGACCGGTACCAGTTGCCGGAATCGTCGTGCCATTCATAGGCAAAACGCACGGCGATGCGGTTCTCCTCGTGCACCCATAGCTCCTTGATCAGGCGGTAGTCCAGCTCCTTCTGCCATTTGCGCTGCAGGAACGCGACGATATCAGCGCGGCCGTTGACGAACTCGGCGCGGTTGCGCCATGCGCTGTCGACGGTATAGGCCAGCGCCACGCGTTGCGGGTCGCGGCTGTTCCAGCCGTCCTCGGCGGCGCGGACCTTGGCCATGGCGGTTTCGTAGGTAAACGGGGGCAGCGGCGGGCGGAT
Encoded here:
- a CDS encoding dipeptidase, with protein sequence MLSLALALPAHAETLKKPALEALTGNSAAAAKAAQADLPAFMAAAAKAEPTVAPAVAAWQSKAPLSGDNLVNVARLLGVYNRLRNEAAAIDLLGKMVALRTVREEKIAQHENPAIIEFGRMIEGMAREFGLAYRNVDNRVFEVTLPGGGKDTFGILTHADVVPAVAEEWVLDDGTRLDPFRMTRIGDLLYGRGTIDDKGSIAAVLYAMKTVKESGVPLERSIRLMIETTEETGGDGMKYYRQHTTLPEYNVVLDSKYPAVVAEKGAGTLTVSFGIKAADDKRAPSQADSKGPAIVAMRGAASANAIPETATARIAAGDPAAVAAALEQARAEFVRRYTPRGKFSIEVKRAGNDVEVKVTGASAHGSRPEEGVNPLPRLALFLQASGVRFAENHYLNAVRYLNDLYGLDYLGNRMDVAYRDPFMGPLTMSPTLVRERGEYVDVVTNVRMPRGRTPDELGGKITKRIFGWAATHGPVEIKYDQGNWMARDPKGAWLSTLLNIFGDTTGLEAKPVSTAGSTTAKLMPNAINFGPAMPGKKYTAHNAREYKEVADLNLDMQMFTEMLVRIGNLDKMQ
- a CDS encoding nuclear transport factor 2 family protein, which produces MSSPSEIRPPLPPFTYETAMAKVRAAEDGWNSRDPQRVALAYTVDSAWRNRAEFVNGRADIVAFLQRKWQKELDYRLIKELWVHEENRIAVRFAYEWHDDSGNWYRSYGNENWEFDEAGLMRRRFACINDAPIRSEDRKFHWPLGRRPDGHPGLSELGL